From Nicotiana tabacum cultivar K326 chromosome 22, ASM71507v2, whole genome shotgun sequence, one genomic window encodes:
- the LOC107768784 gene encoding putative E3 ubiquitin-protein ligase RHC1A — protein sequence MSSNSCTHWCHSCGQPVNLVNAVCPSCLGSFVQELDDIMSSSADYQNQRPRFMESVSNFLRRQISARSNISERGRSDGSAEQRNLWNPLLIFSGDTPVQMPGDGGVVEFLNEALGFRRENGGDYFVGPGVEEFFEEIVNSNQSGAPPASRSLIDALPTVKILKKDIRSDSHCPVCKEKFVLGTQAIKLPCKHLYHSYCIVPWLEQRSSCPVCRQELIPQRSGNDHSSRSSRSQSRSSSWRLSGREDSSQNQERRRPWSFLWRFGSSHSSSPSTPAAETSSQTSHQCNHYSGYSNWPFE from the coding sequence ATGTCAAGTAACAGTTGCACCCACTGGTGTCATAGTTGTGGGCAACCCGTGAATCTCGTTAATGCTGTTTGCCCCAGTTGCCTTGGTAGTTTTGTTCAAGAGCTCGATGACATAATGAGTAGTAGTGCAGATTATCAGAACCAGAGGCCGAGATTTATGGAATCTGTCTCAAACTTTTTAAGACGACAAATCTCTGCTAGAAGTAATATTTCTGAGAGAGGGAGATCTGATGGGAGTGCTGAACAAAGAAATTTGTGGAATCCCTTGCTGATTTTCAGTGGTGATACGCCTGTTCAGATGCCTGGGGATGGTGGAGTTGTGGAGTTTCTTAATGAGGCTCTTGGCTTCCGACGAGAAAATGGTGGTGATTATTTTGTTGGTCCTGGAGTGGAAGAATTCTTTGAAGAAATTGTCAATAGCAATCAGAGTGGTGCTCCTCCTGCCTCAAGATCTTTAATTGATGCCCTGCCTACAGTCAAGATATTGAAAAAGGATATTAGATCGGATTCCCACTGCCCTGTTTGCAAAGAGAAATTTGTACTAGGGACGCAGGCAATAAAATTGCCTTGCAAGCATTTATATCACTCATATTGTATAGTTCCATGGCTAGAACAGCGGAGTTCATGTCCTGTTTGTAGACAGGAGCTGATACCTCAAAGATCTGGCAATGACCATTCTTCTCGAAGCTCCAGAAGTCAAAGTAGAAGCAGCAGTTGGCGATTAAGTGGTAGGGAGGACAGTTCTCAGAATCAAGAAAGGCGGAGGCCATGGTCGTTCCTCTGGCGTTTTGGCTCATCTCATTCTAGTTCCCCTAGTACTCCAGCTGCTGAAACCAGCTCACAGACCAGCCATCAATGCAATCATTACTCGGGCTACTCTAACTGGCCATTTGAATAA